A single genomic interval of Candidatus Omnitrophota bacterium harbors:
- the nuoL gene encoding NADH-quinone oxidoreductase subunit L encodes MEIYEILAWAIIGLPLASFGLQLAFGKRLPRQGDWLPTGAIWLALILGIVLFAKVIVLEYDPNFLREYSYLWFGGAGMMEFRFGFHIDNLTAVMIMVVNIVSALVHLFSIGYMRGEDCYDRYFAYLSLFSFSMLLLVLCDNLFILYITWELVGVSSYLLIGFFFWKTSAANACMKAFLTTRVGDVFMFLGIMIVVRETGLLNYTKVFEAVAHGQLNGTLLTIAAVCLFGGAVGKSAQFPLHVWLPDAMEGPTPVSALIHAATMVAAGVYMVGRLFPIFSASHEAMLVIAYIGLITAFFAATIAITQTDIKRVLAYSTVSQLGYMITALGVGAFTAGLYHLMTHAFFKALLFLGSGSVIHAVHSQELPEMGGLRKKLPITWATMLIATLAISGVPFFSGFGSKDAILGGALAFGMENPAHMPIFIGLWLAAGVTAFYMFRLIFLTFYGEARVPEKYAHAHESPSVMTIPLITLAVLSVLGGFGLYGGLWFNHLVVAPGAAHAAEHGGGHSEHLAHNLAMVLSIVIAFSGIFLSYLVYYKKKISAEAWAAKLRPLYDLSFHKYWVDEFYDKTVIRFLLWMRMVLARFDNNVVDGLVNITGPGLRGTSTFSGAWDKYVVDGLVNLLAILTQIAGAASTLIQSGVIQNYILKASLAAGVVLLLHNYIIRLFA; translated from the coding sequence ATGGAGATTTACGAAATTCTCGCTTGGGCGATCATCGGCTTGCCGCTGGCGTCTTTCGGTTTGCAACTCGCTTTCGGCAAGCGCCTTCCCCGGCAGGGCGATTGGCTGCCGACGGGAGCGATCTGGCTGGCGTTGATTCTGGGAATCGTCCTTTTTGCGAAGGTCATCGTCCTGGAATACGATCCGAACTTTTTAAGAGAGTATTCCTATCTCTGGTTCGGCGGCGCGGGGATGATGGAATTCCGTTTCGGATTCCACATCGACAACCTGACGGCTGTTATGATTATGGTCGTGAACATCGTCAGCGCCCTAGTGCATCTCTTCTCCATCGGCTACATGCGCGGGGAAGATTGCTACGACCGCTATTTCGCCTACCTCAGCCTGTTCAGCTTTTCCATGTTGCTATTGGTGCTTTGCGACAATCTTTTCATACTTTATATCACCTGGGAACTGGTTGGAGTCTCGTCTTATTTGCTAATCGGCTTTTTCTTCTGGAAAACCTCGGCGGCCAATGCCTGCATGAAGGCGTTTTTAACCACCCGCGTCGGCGACGTGTTCATGTTTCTCGGCATCATGATTGTTGTAAGAGAAACCGGCCTTCTCAATTATACTAAGGTCTTTGAAGCTGTGGCGCATGGGCAATTGAACGGGACGCTGCTGACCATCGCCGCCGTCTGCCTTTTCGGCGGGGCGGTAGGCAAGTCGGCGCAATTCCCGCTGCACGTATGGCTTCCGGACGCCATGGAAGGCCCTACGCCCGTCAGCGCCTTGATTCACGCGGCGACAATGGTCGCGGCGGGCGTCTATATGGTCGGGCGGCTGTTTCCCATTTTTTCCGCTTCGCATGAAGCGATGTTGGTGATCGCCTATATCGGCCTTATCACCGCCTTCTTCGCCGCTACCATCGCCATAACGCAAACGGATATCAAGCGCGTTCTCGCCTACTCCACCGTCAGCCAGCTGGGCTATATGATTACAGCGCTTGGCGTGGGGGCTTTTACGGCGGGATTGTATCACCTGATGACGCACGCTTTCTTCAAGGCGCTGCTCTTTCTCGGCAGCGGCAGCGTCATCCACGCTGTGCACTCGCAAGAGTTGCCGGAAATGGGCGGATTGAGAAAGAAACTGCCCATCACCTGGGCGACCATGCTTATCGCCACGCTGGCCATATCGGGAGTGCCTTTCTTTTCCGGCTTCGGCAGCAAAGACGCCATCTTGGGGGGCGCCTTGGCGTTTGGGATGGAGAATCCAGCCCACATGCCCATCTTCATCGGTTTGTGGCTGGCCGCCGGAGTGACGGCGTTTTATATGTTCCGATTGATCTTTTTGACGTTTTACGGCGAAGCCCGCGTTCCCGAAAAATACGCTCATGCCCACGAATCGCCGTCCGTCATGACGATTCCGTTGATTACGCTGGCCGTTCTTTCCGTTCTCGGCGGTTTCGGGCTGTACGGCGGCTTGTGGTTCAACCACCTGGTCGTTGCGCCAGGAGCGGCTCATGCGGCGGAGCATGGCGGCGGACATAGCGAGCATCTGGCGCATAATCTCGCCATGGTTCTATCCATCGTAATAGCGTTCAGCGGCATCTTTCTTTCTTATCTGGTCTATTACAAGAAAAAGATATCCGCCGAAGCGTGGGCGGCCAAGTTGCGGCCTCTTTACGATCTATCTTTTCATAAATATTGGGTGGACGAATTTTACGATAAGACCGTCATCCGCTTCTTGCTCTGGATGCGCATGGTCTTAGCCCGCTTCGACAATAACGTCGTCGACGGCTTGGTGAATATTACGGGGCCGGGGCTGCGCGGGACGTCGACATTCTCCGGCGCATGGGACAAATACGTCGTCGATGGGCTGGTCAACCTGCTGGCGATTCTGACGCAAATCGCGGGCGCCGCTAGCACGTTGATTCAGAGCGGCGTCATTCAAAATTATATTCTGAAAGCCAGCCTCGCCGCCGGCGTTGTTCTTTTGCTGCACAATTACATCATCCGGCTGTTCGCCTAG
- a CDS encoding NADH-quinone oxidoreductase subunit M, translating to MNPPNHLLSWIIFWPLIGMGIILLIPGRAKLFIKQIAFLFTIPSLLLGVKMLMDYDPAGGMQFTANVPWIDNFNIFYYVGVDGLSVPMVFLTVMLCPICILASWGINDRAKGYFALFLLLEVGMLGVFCALDFFLFYVFWELMLLPMYFLIGIWGGPRKEYAAIKFFLYTLFGSVFLLIAMIVFYIYTGSFDLVALREKIGASELANALRLKWWLFLGMYVAFAIKIPAFPFHTWLPDAHVEAPTAISVILAGILLKMGTYGLLRISYPLMPAEAVDFALFIAIIALINIVYGALCAMAQSDLKKLVAYSSISHMGFVMLGMAAMTPEGMNGAVLQMFNHGTITAMLFLLVGVIYDRAHHRDIDGFGGLAKNVPMYAGITCVAFFASLGLPGLSGFIGEALVFLGSFPVYLWITVLATSGIVITAAYTLWTYQRIFLGPLNQKYADLPDCTLREKFTLIPLACFVVVLGIFPKLIIDFFNPTMQQLVKMLDVIKKG from the coding sequence ATGAATCCGCCGAATCATTTGCTTTCATGGATAATTTTTTGGCCGCTGATCGGCATGGGGATCATTTTGCTCATTCCGGGCCGGGCGAAATTGTTCATCAAACAAATCGCCTTTCTTTTCACGATTCCATCGCTGTTGCTGGGCGTAAAGATGTTGATGGACTACGATCCGGCGGGAGGAATGCAGTTCACGGCCAATGTCCCCTGGATCGATAATTTCAACATATTCTATTACGTCGGGGTGGACGGTTTGAGCGTTCCCATGGTCTTTTTGACGGTGATGCTCTGTCCGATCTGCATCCTCGCCTCCTGGGGCATCAACGACCGCGCCAAGGGATATTTCGCCCTTTTCCTTTTGTTGGAAGTGGGAATGTTGGGCGTCTTTTGTGCGCTGGATTTCTTCCTCTTCTACGTCTTTTGGGAATTGATGCTGCTGCCAATGTATTTCCTCATCGGCATTTGGGGCGGCCCGCGCAAGGAATATGCGGCGATCAAGTTCTTCCTCTATACGCTCTTCGGCAGCGTTTTTCTCCTCATCGCCATGATCGTGTTTTATATCTATACGGGATCGTTCGACCTCGTCGCTCTGCGCGAAAAGATCGGGGCGTCGGAACTGGCGAATGCGCTGCGGTTGAAATGGTGGCTGTTTTTGGGCATGTACGTCGCCTTCGCCATCAAGATTCCAGCCTTCCCGTTCCATACATGGCTTCCCGACGCCCACGTGGAAGCGCCGACGGCCATCAGCGTCATTCTGGCGGGCATTCTGCTGAAGATGGGAACCTACGGCCTGTTGCGGATCAGTTACCCATTGATGCCAGCGGAAGCCGTGGATTTCGCGTTATTCATCGCCATCATTGCTCTCATCAATATCGTTTACGGGGCCTTGTGCGCCATGGCGCAGAGCGATTTGAAGAAACTCGTCGCCTATTCCAGCATCAGCCATATGGGCTTCGTCATGCTGGGGATGGCGGCGATGACGCCGGAAGGAATGAACGGGGCGGTGTTGCAGATGTTCAATCACGGAACCATCACTGCCATGCTCTTCCTCCTGGTTGGCGTTATTTACGATCGCGCCCATCACCGCGACATCGACGGATTCGGCGGACTAGCGAAGAACGTTCCTATGTACGCAGGGATTACCTGCGTTGCCTTTTTCGCTTCGCTGGGTTTGCCGGGGCTTTCGGGATTTATCGGCGAAGCGCTGGTTTTCCTGGGTTCTTTCCCGGTATACCTTTGGATTACGGTGCTGGCCACGTCGGGAATCGTCATCACGGCGGCCTATACGCTATGGACGTATCAGCGCATATTCTTGGGGCCATTGAATCAAAAGTACGCCGATCTTCCCGATTGCACGCTGCGCGAGAAATTCACGCTGATCCCGCTAGCGTGCTTCGTCGTTGTTTTGGGAATTTTCCCCAAACTGATTATCGACTTTTTCAATCCCACCATGCAACAATTGGTCAAGATGCTTGATGTCATAAAGAAGGGGTAG
- a CDS encoding NADH-quinone oxidoreductase subunit N encodes MGNVESLAYFIPELILSVAVLLAILADVFGSEREGLDAPGVIALVGTGLAFYFHFGLYNLAPSPLFMGMIAHDMFSAFFRGFFLLSTLVVIVMTIYSHEVLYLKKGEFYAILLSVCIGMCLVAAAQDLVMMYLALELMSIGSYILSGFSSKVGKSDEAAVKFVLYGGVSTGIMLFGLTLLYGLTGSTSFSAIRGILAGAQGVEPAVYTIFVLVMVGAGYKIAAVPFHFWAPDVYEGAPAPVTAYLSVASKGTGFALLIRFFFSTMIAPGDGGASWIELPNLHIDWTFHIALLSAITMTAGNLGAIPQNNLKRLLAFSGIAHAGYLLMGVCVLSAQGMESVVFYLVAYLFTNLAAFSVIVIIVNAQGDERMADVRGLWARAPYTAIAMTIALISLIGLPPTAGFVGKWYLFIAVLNKNLYWLALIAVLNSVVSLYYYARIIRAMFMDSPSIAQPMRVHPVYAGLLAALTIPVVYFGLFWDPLVRYAKMCASLIK; translated from the coding sequence ATGGGCAATGTAGAGAGCCTGGCTTATTTCATCCCGGAACTTATCCTCTCCGTCGCCGTTCTATTGGCAATCTTAGCGGACGTGTTCGGCTCGGAACGGGAAGGCTTGGACGCGCCCGGCGTCATCGCTTTGGTTGGAACCGGGCTGGCCTTCTATTTTCATTTCGGCCTTTACAACCTGGCGCCGAGTCCGTTGTTCATGGGGATGATTGCCCATGACATGTTCTCCGCTTTTTTCCGGGGATTCTTCCTGCTGAGCACGCTCGTCGTCATCGTAATGACGATATACAGCCATGAGGTTTTGTATCTCAAGAAGGGCGAATTCTACGCCATTCTTCTTTCCGTGTGCATCGGCATGTGCCTCGTCGCCGCGGCGCAGGATTTGGTAATGATGTACCTGGCGCTGGAACTGATGAGCATCGGCTCCTATATCCTTTCCGGCTTTTCCAGCAAGGTGGGAAAATCCGACGAAGCGGCGGTGAAGTTCGTGCTCTATGGCGGCGTATCCACCGGCATCATGCTTTTCGGATTGACGCTGCTTTACGGTTTGACCGGCTCCACCAGTTTTTCCGCTATCCGCGGGATTTTGGCGGGCGCACAGGGCGTGGAACCCGCGGTTTATACGATTTTCGTTTTGGTCATGGTAGGCGCGGGATATAAGATCGCGGCGGTTCCGTTTCATTTTTGGGCGCCGGACGTCTACGAAGGCGCTCCTGCTCCGGTTACGGCGTATCTTTCCGTCGCCTCGAAGGGAACCGGCTTCGCGCTGTTGATCCGCTTCTTCTTCTCGACGATGATCGCTCCCGGAGACGGCGGCGCCAGTTGGATCGAATTGCCCAATCTTCATATCGACTGGACGTTTCATATCGCGCTGCTTTCCGCCATTACCATGACGGCGGGCAACCTGGGAGCCATTCCGCAGAACAATCTCAAGCGCCTGCTGGCTTTTTCCGGCATCGCTCACGCGGGGTATCTATTGATGGGCGTTTGCGTCCTGAGCGCCCAAGGAATGGAGTCCGTCGTCTTTTATCTCGTCGCTTATCTCTTCACCAACCTGGCCGCCTTCTCGGTGATTGTCATCATCGTCAACGCGCAAGGCGACGAAAGAATGGCTGACGTGCGGGGATTGTGGGCTAGAGCGCCATATACGGCCATCGCCATGACGATCGCGCTGATTTCTCTGATCGGGCTCCCGCCCACGGCGGGCTTTGTCGGAAAATGGTATCTCTTCATCGCCGTATTGAATAAAAACCTATATTGGCTGGCGCTGATCGCCGTCCTGAATTCCGTAGTTTCCCTCTATTATTACGCCCGCATCATCCGCGCGATGTTCATGGATTCCCCCTCCATTGCCCAGCCCATGCGCGTACATCCCGTCTACGCAGGACTGCTCGCGGCGCTTACCATTCCCGTCGTCTACTTCGGCCTCTTCTGGGATCCCCTCGTCCGCTACGCCAAGATGTGCGCTTCGCTGATAAAATAG
- the yihA gene encoding ribosome biogenesis GTP-binding protein YihA/YsxC has product MLDDAPRSSSTSADSIRIATAEFVVSAPNLKACPPLTYPEVAIAGRSNVGKSSLINHICNRRHLAKTSNTPGKTRLINFFHLALDPDSVHLHLVDLPGYGYAKIDKASQQQWARTLQEFLEWRPLAAIIHLIDCRHEPTALDKQMREWIAHQKIPSITILTKADKLSSSQLAQSRSRIVHSLHLQKEEPCLATSTLKKTGAREILQALHDVILGASSETLRKS; this is encoded by the coding sequence ATGCTAGACGATGCCCCGCGTTCGTCCTCTACGTCCGCCGATTCCATCCGCATCGCAACGGCGGAATTCGTCGTCAGCGCTCCCAATTTGAAAGCCTGCCCGCCTCTCACGTATCCCGAAGTCGCCATCGCAGGACGCTCGAACGTGGGCAAATCCAGCCTCATCAATCATATCTGCAACCGGCGCCATCTGGCCAAAACCTCCAATACGCCGGGGAAGACTCGGCTAATTAATTTCTTCCATCTTGCGCTCGATCCGGATTCCGTCCATCTACACCTGGTGGACTTGCCGGGATACGGCTATGCGAAAATCGATAAAGCCTCCCAGCAACAATGGGCGCGCACTCTGCAAGAATTTCTCGAATGGCGTCCGCTGGCGGCCATCATTCACCTCATCGATTGCCGCCATGAACCTACCGCCCTCGACAAACAGATGCGCGAATGGATTGCGCATCAAAAAATCCCCTCCATCACCATCTTGACCAAAGCCGATAAACTGAGCTCGTCGCAACTGGCGCAATCGCGAAGCCGGATTGTTCACTCGCTGCATTTGCAAAAAGAAGAACCATGCCTCGCAACATCCACCCTAAAAAAAACCGGCGCGCGCGAAATCCTGCAAGCCTTGCACGACGTGATCCTCGGCGCCTCTTCCGAGACGCTGCGAAAATCGTAG
- the murB gene encoding UDP-N-acetylmuramate dehydrogenase, whose protein sequence is MAGNQTRISSAADESAENALRRRFAGRLACGVPLAPYTTLKIGGPAQYLLEADACEQIIDARRLALDLEIPFYFLAGCSNVLIADAGLQGLVVINKTRRIEWGEDYAAWAAGGCGLDDFVMEASRRGWGDMTFAAGIPGSLGGALAGGAGAFGHLVCEYLLQADVLRKDGSLAALTTAELGVDYRDSQARRRGDIVLQAKMGPFVPSSPGDLLLETQRIKQERKEKHPGEDLPSAGSFFKNLPPAEPGGRRIPAGKYLDEAGAKQLRVGDAGVFPKHANIIVNHGRATAAQVNELADAMAARVKQRFGVILEKEVQYLC, encoded by the coding sequence GTGGCTGGAAATCAAACTCGAATAAGCAGCGCGGCGGACGAATCGGCGGAAAACGCTCTGCGCCGCCGCTTCGCTGGACGATTGGCCTGCGGCGTTCCCTTAGCCCCTTATACGACGCTGAAAATCGGCGGCCCCGCCCAATATCTTCTGGAAGCGGATGCCTGCGAGCAGATTATTGATGCGCGCCGCCTGGCCTTGGATTTGGAGATTCCTTTCTATTTCCTGGCCGGATGCTCCAACGTCTTGATCGCCGACGCCGGATTGCAGGGACTCGTCGTCATCAACAAAACTCGCCGCATCGAGTGGGGAGAAGATTACGCCGCCTGGGCGGCGGGCGGCTGCGGCCTGGACGATTTCGTTATGGAAGCCTCGCGCCGCGGCTGGGGCGATATGACCTTCGCAGCGGGCATTCCCGGCTCGTTGGGCGGCGCCTTGGCGGGAGGCGCGGGCGCCTTCGGGCATCTGGTCTGCGAGTATCTGCTTCAAGCCGATGTGTTGCGCAAGGACGGCTCCCTGGCCGCTTTGACAACCGCGGAATTGGGCGTCGATTACCGCGACAGCCAGGCGCGCCGGCGCGGCGATATCGTCCTGCAAGCGAAGATGGGGCCGTTCGTTCCCTCATCCCCCGGCGATTTGTTGCTAGAGACGCAACGCATCAAACAAGAACGGAAAGAAAAACACCCCGGCGAAGATTTGCCCTCGGCCGGCTCTTTCTTCAAGAATCTGCCCCCCGCCGAACCGGGCGGACGCCGCATCCCGGCGGGCAAATACCTCGACGAAGCGGGGGCCAAACAACTGCGCGTCGGCGACGCGGGCGTCTTCCCTAAGCACGCCAATATTATCGTCAATCACGGCCGCGCCACGGCGGCGCAGGTGAATGAGTTGGCCGATGCGATGGCCGCGCGAGTCAAGCAACGCTTCGGCGTGATTTTGGAAAAGGAAGTGCAATACTTATGCTAG
- a CDS encoding adenylate kinase, which produces METLPAFCLLGAPGAGKGTQAQLLKERLGYLHVSSGDIFRDAIAKKDPAALKAQDLMNRGELVPDDVIKEMVQTELGAKLQAAGKIAGVILDGFPRTVGQAEMLDGLLSTLNLRFTGMVNLAVPEEMLVKRLLNRATEGAQRADDNEEVIRERMKVWRQKTQPLEDYYAQRQLLINVDGTGTIEEIYVRLAPIVKKM; this is translated from the coding sequence ATGGAAACCCTTCCCGCTTTTTGCTTGCTTGGCGCTCCCGGCGCAGGCAAAGGAACGCAGGCGCAGTTGCTTAAAGAACGCCTCGGCTATCTTCACGTCAGCTCGGGGGATATTTTCCGCGACGCCATCGCCAAGAAGGATCCGGCGGCGCTCAAGGCTCAGGATTTGATGAATCGGGGCGAATTGGTGCCCGACGACGTCATCAAAGAGATGGTGCAGACGGAACTGGGCGCTAAGTTGCAGGCGGCGGGCAAGATTGCGGGCGTCATTCTCGACGGCTTTCCCCGCACCGTCGGCCAGGCGGAAATGCTGGACGGCCTGCTTTCCACCCTCAACCTGCGCTTCACAGGCATGGTCAACCTGGCCGTGCCGGAAGAGATGCTCGTCAAGCGCCTATTGAATCGCGCTACGGAAGGCGCGCAACGGGCGGACGACAACGAAGAGGTCATTCGCGAACGCATGAAAGTCTGGCGGCAAAAAACCCAGCCCCTCGAAGATTATTACGCCCAACGCCAGCTGCTGATCAACGTGGACGGAACCGGAACCATCGAAGAAATTTACGTGCGCCTGGCGCCCATCGTGAAAAAGATGTAA
- a CDS encoding SUMF1/EgtB/PvdO family nonheme iron enzyme: MKKLCALLVLLVGALPCLALEEITINLPNLPQGAKPLEMALIPTGTFMMGLPEIEQDRDSNEGPQHHVTITQLFYIGKYEVTQAQWPAVMGSNPAVIYGLSFSG, from the coding sequence ATGAAAAAATTATGCGCGCTCCTTGTTCTTCTAGTCGGCGCGCTTCCTTGTCTGGCTTTGGAGGAAATCACGATTAACCTTCCCAACCTCCCCCAAGGCGCCAAGCCGTTGGAGATGGCGCTCATCCCTACGGGGACATTTATGATGGGATTGCCGGAGATTGAACAGGATCGGGATTCCAATGAAGGTCCGCAACATCACGTAACCATTACGCAGCTGTTTTATATTGGGAAATATGAAGTTACACAAGCGCAATGGCCAGCGGTGATGGGCAGCAATCCAGCGGTAATTTATGGATTATCCTTTTCCGGGTAA
- a CDS encoding Rrf2 family transcriptional regulator → MLNQTTETAIKVLIYLVLKNGITPISPKNLADELSESPSYLAKITGLLVKAGILRAFRGMSGGVILHQKPGDITLLDIVEVCQGKILGNYCQETDQVHIVCAYHQAMYQIHEATTAILKQWTLADLAANPVHSFPHSENMICRMMGVCPKSLRKL, encoded by the coding sequence ATGCTTAATCAAACAACCGAAACAGCAATTAAGGTACTGATTTATCTCGTATTGAAGAACGGGATTACGCCTATATCGCCAAAAAATCTTGCAGATGAGTTATCTGAGTCGCCTTCTTACCTGGCAAAAATAACCGGCCTTTTGGTCAAAGCGGGGATTTTGCGAGCCTTTAGGGGAATGAGTGGAGGGGTAATCCTGCATCAAAAGCCTGGAGACATCACCTTACTGGATATTGTTGAGGTTTGTCAGGGGAAGATATTGGGAAATTACTGTCAAGAAACCGATCAGGTTCATATAGTTTGCGCGTATCACCAGGCCATGTATCAGATACATGAAGCTACGACAGCCATTCTAAAGCAATGGACACTGGCGGATTTGGCGGCCAATCCGGTTCACTCGTTTCCCCATTCCGAAAATATGATATGCCGAATGATGGGAGTATGCCCCAAATCACTGCGAAAATTGTAG
- a CDS encoding FAD-dependent oxidoreductase, translated as MNNCFPGVVKAANFGYWREQIKCQYACPVHTDARGYIRAIADGNDELAYLIARGPNPLASICGKICGAPCEKACRRGDYDAPISIRRLKNYVCEQYGPESGRRESGSLIEFLKTAARKYAPRQCQDRDELLPLLQSLMQGNIESVENMSVGVIGSGPAGLAAAHDLALYGFQVVIYEMEPVLAGMLAVGVPEYRLPRQAIQAEVDVILGMGVQAITNCQIGKDILFPELRRKHNAVVIAVGAKRSRSIPIPGADAAGVIGGVEFLRDASLGNAPALGDRVVVIGGGNVAYDVGRTVLRQISMDAARTARRTSGVRDVYLCSLESLEEMPADDIEIIEGDEEGIHRRNSLGPMEIHSGGDGQVTGVKFKRCLRVYNEERRFDPRFDENETTVIPCDNVIVSIGQTFDLSFLNAERDRLEFHPNGAVVCDPETGRTNCPDVYIAGDLAYGAKLLIHAVASGKAAARSIYESVTGRKASLRQTELHFPLTHYYREEGYEKQKRIEPPKTDVAQRLQSLSNLVECRYTEEQARREAGRCLDCGINTIFDGTKCILCGGCVDVCPELCLRIVSVSLLVNQVELQPLFEAHMQDFPLDQASAILKDETRCIRCALCAERCPTGAITMERFHFEVMPICLTA; from the coding sequence ATGAATAATTGTTTTCCTGGCGTGGTAAAAGCCGCAAATTTTGGTTATTGGCGAGAGCAGATCAAATGCCAATATGCTTGCCCCGTCCACACGGATGCGCGGGGGTATATACGCGCTATAGCCGATGGAAACGATGAGTTGGCTTACTTGATCGCGCGAGGACCTAATCCACTGGCGTCCATTTGCGGGAAAATCTGCGGTGCGCCGTGCGAAAAAGCCTGCCGCCGGGGGGACTATGACGCCCCTATATCCATCCGACGGTTAAAAAATTATGTTTGCGAGCAATACGGTCCCGAATCAGGGCGGAGGGAATCCGGCTCGTTAATTGAGTTTCTGAAGACAGCGGCGCGGAAATACGCACCTCGGCAATGCCAGGACCGGGATGAATTATTGCCTCTATTGCAATCCCTTATGCAAGGGAATATCGAATCGGTCGAAAACATGAGCGTGGGAGTGATCGGCAGCGGGCCGGCAGGATTGGCGGCTGCGCACGATCTGGCGCTGTATGGATTCCAGGTCGTAATTTACGAAATGGAGCCGGTATTGGCGGGAATGCTGGCGGTCGGCGTACCGGAGTATCGATTGCCGCGCCAAGCGATTCAGGCCGAAGTGGATGTAATTCTGGGGATGGGAGTTCAAGCGATTACGAACTGCCAGATTGGAAAAGATATTTTATTTCCGGAATTGCGCCGAAAACATAACGCGGTGGTTATTGCCGTTGGCGCAAAGCGTTCCCGTTCCATTCCGATTCCGGGCGCGGATGCTGCGGGAGTGATTGGCGGGGTGGAATTCTTGCGGGATGCGTCGCTGGGAAATGCTCCGGCGTTGGGTGACCGGGTGGTCGTGATCGGAGGGGGGAATGTGGCCTACGATGTCGGACGAACCGTCCTGCGGCAGATATCGATGGACGCCGCACGCACTGCCCGCCGTACAAGCGGTGTTCGGGATGTCTATTTGTGTTCCTTGGAGTCGTTGGAGGAAATGCCTGCGGATGATATTGAGATCATCGAAGGGGATGAGGAGGGCATCCATCGAAGAAACAGTCTGGGGCCGATGGAAATCCATTCCGGCGGGGATGGCCAGGTAACCGGAGTCAAATTCAAGCGATGTTTGAGGGTGTATAACGAAGAACGCCGATTCGATCCCCGGTTCGATGAAAATGAAACTACGGTGATTCCCTGCGACAATGTGATTGTATCAATTGGTCAGACCTTTGATTTATCGTTTCTGAATGCCGAACGGGACCGGCTTGAATTTCATCCTAATGGGGCAGTCGTTTGCGACCCGGAAACTGGCCGCACCAACTGTCCGGATGTCTATATTGCAGGGGACCTGGCTTACGGCGCCAAGTTGTTGATACACGCCGTAGCATCGGGCAAAGCCGCCGCTCGTTCGATTTATGAATCAGTAACCGGCAGGAAAGCGTCCCTGCGCCAGACCGAATTGCATTTTCCTTTAACGCACTACTACCGAGAAGAAGGGTACGAAAAACAAAAACGTATAGAACCGCCTAAAACCGATGTTGCGCAGCGATTGCAATCTCTATCCAACCTTGTGGAATGCCGTTATACGGAGGAACAAGCCCGAAGAGAAGCCGGACGCTGCCTGGATTGCGGGATCAATACCATATTCGACGGAACAAAATGCATATTGTGCGGGGGATGCGTGGATGTTTGTCCGGAGCTATGCCTACGGATAGTTTCCGTTTCCCTGCTCGTCAATCAAGTTGAGTTGCAGCCGCTATTCGAAGCGCATATGCAGGATTTTCCCCTCGACCAGGCATCCGCCATTTTGAAAGACGAAACGCGATGCATCCGTTGCGCCTTGTGCGCCGAACGTTGTCCGACCGGCGCCATTACAATGGAGCGATTTCATTTTGAGGTGATGCCAATATGCCTGACCGCTTAG
- a CDS encoding ubiquinol-cytochrome c reductase iron-sulfur subunit has translation MPDRLAPRPLPRRDWLGLAGFWSAGLAILGSIAGMAQLPKPRVTPEASSKVRIGNPSEFMPGSEKILSQNNLRVVSTSQGIAAMSLACTHLGCIVQPSQDGYICPCHGSEFDPNGNVTGGPAPRPLKWIQVSQAADGELIVDMAVEVQAGQFYQIV, from the coding sequence ATGCCTGACCGCTTAGCCCCAAGACCACTGCCGCGTAGAGACTGGCTAGGACTCGCTGGATTCTGGTCGGCGGGACTCGCCATTCTAGGTTCCATTGCTGGCATGGCGCAGCTGCCCAAACCGCGAGTGACGCCGGAAGCCTCCAGCAAAGTCCGAATCGGCAATCCATCCGAATTTATGCCCGGCAGTGAAAAGATACTTTCCCAAAACAATTTACGCGTAGTATCCACATCGCAGGGAATCGCAGCGATGTCTTTGGCGTGTACGCATCTGGGGTGCATCGTCCAGCCGTCCCAGGATGGGTACATCTGTCCCTGTCATGGATCCGAATTCGATCCGAACGGCAATGTGACCGGAGGACCGGCGCCGCGTCCATTGAAATGGATACAGGTTTCCCAGGCGGCCGATGGCGAGCTGATCGTGGATATGGCAGTGGAAGTGCAGGCTGGACAATTTTATCAAATCGTATAG